One part of the Sander vitreus isolate 19-12246 chromosome 10, sanVit1, whole genome shotgun sequence genome encodes these proteins:
- the LOC144524245 gene encoding P2Y purinoceptor 4, whose protein sequence is METVISSPGTHNQSTVFTSIFNASCRFDEEFKYILLPVSYGLVFVVGFVLNATALWLFLKMRPWKPSTVFMFHLALSDFLYVLSLPTLIYYYANRSHWPFGVAVCKMVRFLFYANLYCSILLLTCISVHRYLGICHPLKTLTLVKSHHAHLVCGMVWAVVSVCLVPNLIFVTTSTRDNDTLCHDTTNQEAFEEYVDYSSVIMVLLFGIPFLVIVVCYCLMARALCQPRRGISASQQGAASRQKSIKLIIVVLVVFAVSFVPFHITRTLYYTSRVLDLNCEFLNIVNFTYKITRPLASINSCIDPILYFLAGDHYRAKMMSFLTAKRQTTSSQTPEQAHIQPNNNHGIALFYKNPPCPESQ, encoded by the coding sequence ATGGAAACGGTCATCAGCAGCCCCGGCACGCACAACCAGTCGACAGTTTTCACTTCAATCTTCAACGCTAGCTGTCGCTTTGATGAGGAGTTCAAATACATCCTGCTGCCTGTGTCCTACGGTCTGGTGTTTGTGGTCGGCTTCGTGCTCAATGCAACAGCTTTGTGGTTGTTCCTTAAGATGCGTCCGTGGAAGCCCAGTACCGTGTTCATGTTCCATCTCGCCCTGTCCGACTTCCTGTACGTCCTCTCCCTGCCCACCCTCATCTACTACTACGCCAACCGCAGTCACTGGCCTTTTGGAGTGGCTGTCTGCAAAATGGTGCGCTTTCTGTTCTATGCCAACCTCTACTGCAGCATCCTCTTACTCACCTGCATCAGCGTGCACCGTTACCTGGGCATCTGCCACCCACTCAAAACACTGACCCTGGTGAAGTCCCACCATGCCCACCTGGTGTGCGGCATGGTGTGGGCTGTGGTGAGCGTGTGCCTGGTGCCTAACCTCATCTTTGTCACCACCTCCACGAGGGACAATGACACCCTGTGCCATGACACAACCAACCAGGAGGCCTTTGAGGAGTATGTGGACTACAGCTCTGTCATCATGGTGCTCCTATTTGGCATCCCGTTCCTGGTCATTGTGGTGTGTTACTGCTTGATGGCGCGGGCCCTGTGCCAACCCAGACGGGGAATTTCTGCCAGCCAGCAGGGCGCCGCCTCACGTCAGAAGTCCATCAAGCTCATCATCGTGGTGTTGGTGGTGTTTGCTGTGAGCTTCGTCCCATTTCACATCACACGGACACTCTACTACACCTCCCGTGTTTTAGATCTTAACTGTGAATTTCTCAACATTGTCAACTTTACTTACAAGATCACCCGGCCGCTGGCAAGCATCAACAGCTGCATTGACCCAATTCTGTACTTCCTAGCTGGGGATCACTACAGAGCCAAAATGATGTCTTTTCTGACGGCAAAAAGACAGACGACAAGCAGCCAAACACCTGAACAGGCACACATACAGCCGAACAATAACCATGGCATCGCTCTGTTCTACAAGAACCCACCCTGCCCTGAAAGCCAGTGA